ACTTAAAACGAGAGTGGGACGATAACTACCACCTTTGCACTTATTTTTATGACACGTATCAAACGAATCGCTCTCAAAGCCCTGCcttaccccccctttttttcacggCCTCCTACAGCTCCTATCAGGCCCGTTTGACGACCCTGTTGACAGCGTCATGCCAAATGGCCAAGTGGAAGTCAATTTTCACTTCAACTGATTTATGCCCAGTCGTGAAAGCTGAACATTTTGCCCTCCTGGTTATTACCTATTATAATTTTATCTATTCTCTCGGGGGGACCTTTTCTGAAGAGCTTTTGCATGCATGGAGTGGGTGACCCACAAATGTTTGCTTGTTCGGGGAGACGACgaacaatttattttttttttcagattctcgGTTGTGGTTGAATTGTTTTTGCTTTCTATTGCATTACggtgtgacagaaagaagagagagagagagagagaggggggggggagtagatagttttgtatattttgtatttcAAGCACCAAATGAAAGAACCTATGCCATCATAAAACATCGAAAACATCCGCCGTTAACATCATTTGCAAAATATGTGTatgtcgtgtagtgtgtgtgtgtgtgttttttaatttttttaattttatttttttacttacaTTATTTCGGAAAACATAATCTTTAACAACTGTTTCCCCATTACTGACTATCATCTGCTCATGAATGAATCTTGTCCAGAATACTGGCAAAGGACTGTTGAGAAATTAGCGGCAAACTCTTAATCCTGGATAAATAAAGGGCTCACTTTGTATCAGGTCCCCAGACATTTTCCACAGCTAGACAGGGTTCGTTGTGGCagtatttttgttcttgttgttgttgttgttgttgtttttacagttcAGAAGGCTTATTCTGGTTACGTTAGTTTCATTTTGGAGCTGGAGCATTTCCACTCTGAACCGATCTTTGGACAAGCCTTTTTCTGGAGCTAGAGTTGCTTCACTGGCCTTCCATTAGATACGCTGTGGTGGGATATGAGTCAAAGTGAGGCGAGCTTCGTGGTTCATCTATGAGAAAGAGGATACTGAAGATCCGTGTTCCAGAACTATTTATGAAGGAATGGTCAGTCTGAATCGATTTCCTACTGCATGGCAAGTCTCTTGACCAACGGAGGCATGTTCCTGGACCAATCCCGAAAACCCACGGGCGTAATGTCGAAATGTTTATCGCTTATACAGGTGTGTGGTAGTGTCAAAATCAGAGGGTGGTAAGCCTACGTCAAGACACAGGACTTGTCAGCAGTGGAGTTAGGTAATCTTCAAAACATGGGGACAGGCTTGCCAaaagagcacacacgcacacacacatacatacatacctgcgTGCATACTACGAACCCGAGTGCTTCAACAGAAATGATAAAAGCGCAACGAGGCGTGTTAAAACCGAGTGGCAGATGGGCATTATTCACAACACAACCCTTAACCAAGCGTGTCAGGTCACGTGTTTTGCAAGGAAACGTGCAATGAAATTGTTGAAATTGTTGGGACGTTCCACTCACAATCTGTAGAGCAACACCTGTGCTTTCCATTGAAGCTAAATGAGACAGGCATGGCATTTCGGCGTACTGGTTTTACCTGGTCGGCTTCAGAACCATGGAAAATGACAGGTGTTCCACATTCAGGTTTGGTAATCTACCTGTTAGCTTGTGGCATGTTCTCTTCGTAAGACCCCACACAGCGATGGACAACTCAATGGTTTCATGAAATTATTTTGCTTCAGATTGTGTATGTAATGCTGATTCCCGTCATTAAGCGTTTATGTTCTCTGAATTTTTAAGCACAGAATGTGTACGTTTTAATTATTGGGTTACTTTCTGAGGCAGATATACTACAACAGTAACatgcatcgctctctctctctctctctctctctcgcttgctcgctgtgtgtgtgtgtgtgtccgagtctctgtgtgtccgtgtctgtgtgtgtaaggtgaAGGAAACGAAGGGGAAAAAAGCAAGTCGCTGTCTGTTGCCCTCCACTGTTGTCTGTGGACGTGAAATGCTAACTAGAAAATGACAGATCTGGGGCCTGACGTGCCCCGCGGCCACAGGACAAACCTGACAATTACAATTTGTCACAACCGCCGTGTGGAAACCTTAGCACTAAAGGTGGTAGCGGGTTTTATGTCCTCTTATTATCaatgtcttcttttcttgtcttctctctctctctctctctctctctctctctttctttgtactgACTGTAGTGATGTATCTCGTAGCGTGTTTTCTCCGTAAAGTCTGCAATATgtagggggttttgttttgtcttttgggaTGAGTGCATGATGGTGAGAGGTAAAGTAagaactgaaagtgtgtgtgttcgcgtgtgtgcattaattttgtgcacgtgagggagagtgagagagagagagagagagagagagagagagagagagagagagagttgaaacttTAAACTTTAAACTTGaaattgtttattgtcattgcctgtaaaaaggtcttttgacaaggaggttcggagagggggggggggtaacatttgtttcaatgccaacTGATCATATTGCCCATGATGatcaaataaattataaaaaactgaagataaataaagattAGCAACACACTTACAACATAATATGCAaaggaatgaaacaaacaaacaatcaaacaagaaacaataagAACAGACATGAAATACTTCGTGGTTTGACCATCCATTCACACGTTAATTCTTGCTtgtagtcgagagagagagagagagagagagagagagagagagagagagagagagagagagagagagagagagagagagagagagagagagagatattttgcGTTCGAACGAGCGGCCATTTCcgaacctcccccctctctctctctctctctctctctctgtctctctctctctctctgtgtctgtctctctttgtctcattctctcgctctctctcgatctttgttCGCCGCCTCCATCTGCCTCAACACTTAGTCACTCTGcactcaccctcatcaccctcctctctctctctctgtgtttcacctAGATGCTTGACACAAATAACTTTCATATTGCCTCATTCGTTGTTGAAACCCATTTCTTGAAAACTTGGTCAATGCACGTTTTACTTCGCAAGAACACGATATACGCTATGAGGTTAATGTCGCTCCACTCCTAATAATGTTATTTCGTTAaaatgtctttattattattattattattattattattattattattattaactttctACATACATGCGTACCCATACATCCAAGAAAGGAAGGTATTCAATACCGGTATCCAATCCCCACTAAGTACATAAGGGTGATTGACAGCAGAAGCATATGTACAGGTTACGAATCACCCCACATAGAAGACGTTGATTTGTTATTACGGAGATGATCAAATATACAGAATCCTGAAGGGATTAGCGACATGCCTGGCATATTTGCCTCGTCAAGTGTCAAGCTGACAATATCAATGTAGTCTTGACAGTTACACGCTGTTTCGTGACAGGGGTTCGATTATTAATTGATAAACTGATAGGGTCTGTCAATCATACCCTGGGTTTGCTCATGTTGCTCACGTAACGCATCTGTGTCCACTcgtcacgcgcacacgcacacacacacacacacacacacacacacacacacacacacacatttgctgacAGAAAGACtcaaaatctctctgtctctctctctgaaaacacttttcagtcatgcacacacacatgcatacaccatcccccaacacacacacacacacacacacacacacacacacacacacacacacaccccaatacaCACTAACATTCAAAccaacacattcatacacacacaatcatgcacaaacacactctcttattgatacaatcacaaacacacacacacacacacacacacacacacacacacacacacacccctagccacccccaacaaccccctacgccccccgtgccccctactcacgcacacaccaccaaacacacgcatgcagatgatggggcagagggtgggagaatggcaggcagacagaccgagagacacagagagagatgaaagctCAGCCCCGTTAAACGCCAGACAGCTATCGGCCCATCGTGTCTGAAGCCAGTGGCTGGCAGTCACCTGACAGCTGAACCACAGCCACTTTGATCTTTACACTGTAACCTTCACAcaaacctctctcacacacatcacacacagcagctTCCCTGTCATAGACTTTCCtgacaggggacacacacacacacacacacacacacacacacacacacacaaaacaaaacaaaaaagcaccccccaaaaaaccaccagtGCTTTATCTTCAAAAAACaatcctgcagtcaattttgtcttcttcttcccttcaaaaaaaaaaaaaaaaaaaaaaaaaaattgcatacaCGCATAAGTaggtacaaacacacgcacaaacatataaacatacTGAGTCATTAAAATCATAAGATTACAAAACGACTTCCAATCCAGTCATGAGTTGATCTTAGCATCCAGTGGGCTtcatacaaatgtatatataatttCTTTAGGAAGGAGACGTAAATGGTCGTCAACATTTAGTCGGCAAAGCTAGAGTAAACCAGCGAACTGCAAGTCAGAAAACTCATTCCCGTCCAAGCCTTTTATCGCTTAGGAAAGTTTCTTGGTTTGAAACTGTATCTGTGCCTTTCATTTTCACTTGTTCGCAAAACTGATGAAAAGCGCTAAATATGCAGTAACGTCTTAAAGTAGTGAGCGTTTTACCGCTGAATTGTTttcaattctgatggctttcacctttttgtttagtgatatgcctcttatGCCTCCAAAAAttcttatactatctgattcagaatcagcattgatggctctAAATAGTCagtcttcatctgaacgagcagatattatgtacgaaattttgtatttaattcaccagttaattatgcgaggttCCGaaatttcactcttgtgggttcctggacattctaatcttagtggcaacgaaatggccgatctTTGTGCCGAGGAAGCTacatcgaacaattcagtttcaatcaattacaagattcctatttctgtttctgaagcctgtactattcttttAACATATATCTGGAGTTTcatacagaaacagttcttagaaaactcaaataaGAAGCTCtgctgggatctctctcttctaGTAAAGAAAGGTACTagccccccaggatcaatttccacaagaaccTTGACACACATACTACGGACTAATGCATGGTCATGCAGATTTCTGAAACCGTCAACACTATGTGTTTGTGAtgagacccttgacatcccacaatTTTTTTGCTTgaatgttcagacacacactcacatttcaaatcccttcatgatatgattacatcctttaatcttccatttacCATGTCCAGCGTGTTTCACCCTAACAAAGAAAATGgctggtctctgacaaaaactgcAGTTGACTTAATCAAAAGCCATCCAATGGTCGGTTTTTCTCATTTGTTTcatccgtttttgttgttttttcaatgtaTTATATGCTGCAGAGTTTACCCtatgttttatttaatccaaattagtgtttcgttttgggtgatagcgtcagatttacttgttgAGCAAAGTTCTCATCATTCTAATTAGTTGAACTGTTCAACACTAACACGTAATATGTCGTCTTGGTTACAATATGAAACCTTAATTTAATGATTGCATACTGTACGTGTGCAGTGAAGTACACtacttttttgtcttcttaatcttctctctctctttctctctctctctttatgttaatttattcatttcttcttctttttttaaagattatatatatatatatatatatatatatatatatatatatatataagtgtgtgtgtgtgtgtgtgtgtgtgtgtgtgtgtgtgttgtgtgtgtttgtgtgtgtgtgaaggtatgttagtgcaaatgcgtatgtgtgggtgtgggtaggggtgtaggtgagagagaaagagagagagagtgtgtgtgagtgtgtgtgtgtgtgtgtgtgtgtgtgtgtgtgtgtgagagagagagagagagagagagagagagagagagagagagagagagagagcttgtgtacctgggtgtgaacacttacacgtTTTGGAGCGGGGCAATAAGATCAAAATGTGACTTCACAagtgtacttggggtagggggatgaggtgggggaatccgaatgggcgtctgtgtgcatgcatggatgtatgtaggaggtgggtgggggatgcacgtctgtgtgtatgtgtgtgtgttcaaacatttttttgagatattgatattattaaaaatttggtaaactgatttgttaaatatgttgttctttttaaattcatatcattgggtgtttgtttttttcaaatttgattttctttgtgttgctcagttgccAAAATGTCAGCACAACAAAACGTTAATCTGATAATAAAtggcttcagtcagtcagtgagcgtTTAACTACTTTTAAGGACCAAACGTTGCCGTACCTTTGTCATCACCTCTGTAGGGATTGTTCTAAATTAATActtcatgtcctgtcctgtggcCCAAACCGGGTATGTAATCAGAGATGGattgaggaagaggggggaggggggggggtgagagcgaTCACGCGTGACTGGAGAGacaggtggtgggtgtggaggtgggagagggtgagCAGAGGAGAGGGGTGACATGTCATGGGTGGCTAGTCAACCAATGAAGTCAATGTCCCCTGTCATTGCTACAGACCTGATCGTTGTCGAAAAATGACCGTTAAAATCCTCTGAATGCTTCGCTGCATCTAAGTGTGGTTGGTGACGAACATTCAGAAGGTATACAAGTATGATGATGGAGTGTTACGTATTGTGGCCATGATTCTAAAAGCTTTCTGCCTTGGACCAGCATCGCCATTTGATGTAccctctgcccctcctccccaaccaaccttctctgtctctgacgtTGAGATGGCATTAACATTAAGCTGAAATTAATCATGAGCTCTatctcaaagagacagagaatgtggagcggaaggagagacagagagcattccAAACAGCAATAGTAGTCTTTAGAAAAAGCATTCCACACGAAACGCCACAACTATCTGTCCatgtagctctttttttttttttttttttttttttttttttttttttttaccctagcTGCTGTTGGTATGCTAGCACGAGGAAGGTTGGCCCGTCATCATGATCCATTTTCGGTCTCCCCAGGCGCGCAGTCTGCTCTGTCAAAAGCGTGTAcatgtaggggagagagagagagagagagagagagagagagagagagatgagatatcAGCAAAAACCGCACCATCTGCATTTCAATAGGCTCTGTTCCAACTCGGCGGTTACATACACAgtcacctcccttcccctttctattCATTCAAACAGGACCTGGGCGGGTGTCGGagcgggtgggggtgcggagtttGGGAGTGGTGGTTGTGAACTGACTGTCACTGGTTTGGACAGGGTGAGGGGCTGCCTGTTGtgagtggggagaagggagggactGGAAAAGATATGACGACTTCATAAAGCAAGCACACGCATAAAATTGGGTACtcttcgtgtgcgtgtgcgtgtgatgcGCGGGTAAGAGAGGGGAGGTTAAAATACAAGTCCTTGTACAATTCTTGCACGCGTCGAAtgctttccttctctctgccctcactcctcctttccctttccctctctctctctctcgacacaggACCGATTCTTTTGCATTTTTGGCTACAGTTCTTCCGTGTACTACTTTCAAGATGTAGGCCTTTAAGTCTTTACGTGTAggacctttttttgttttaaatcccGCCTTTAAGACAGCCCTGCTCCCGTTTTCACAGTCAGCGGCATGCAGGATATCTTCATGTTCTACAGCCCACCAAATACTGACGTTGATTACGTCTGAAAGATCGGagaactctccaccctttacccaccaggcgctgtcggGATTCGAACCATGTGCCACGATCCTCAAGGACACTCCAGGTGGAAGTGGAACGTTCCAACTGCTAGAAATTGTCGGCCTGGGCACCAACGATAAGTAGCGCAAGAATCAAATACCCGCTGAAAGACTCTTGTTCTGTCAGGCTGTTCACCAACGTTGAACTGTTCTTTCACATTTATGAATCTGTCATGACATTGGAAAGGAGATCCAGTCACAACCCATtaaattacattacattacatggtAGTAGAGGTGGATGGGTGTAGTCCTCAGATGGCAAcagagatttgttttcttttcgttttgtttcctggCTCTGTCTGTGaatacacgcgcacatacatatcTCACATGTTTAGTTTCCgatgatgtgtctgtgtggacacacacacacacacacacacacacacacacacacacacacacacacacacacacacacacacgtatatggaTGTCCTAATGTTTTCTTCGTCTTGTGTTTTGTTACAGCTTAATGTAAAGAATTCTGTTTGCTTTAAGACTTCTTCTCTAACCTCCTCGTCCTCACGCCTCATCCTCTGATGGTATGCGTTTTGAACGTCAAAATTGCAACGGGCAGAGCACGATGTTTTTCGGTGTCCTTCGTACAGttgtgttggttttcttttcaatTACAGGCTATAGAGACCTAATGATTTGCATGTTATCGTCTCCATGTATTGTTCCGCTtagctattgatgatgatgtctatTTTACAGCTGCGATAGCTTCGTTTTCAATTACAGTTTATAATCTCCATACAATATTCCACTCACTACAAATGACGATGGTGTATGCCAGTATATAGCAGCCAACTGTATTACTAACTTGTACTGTCTCCTAACACTGTTCCACTCACACTACAAATGACGACGATTTATGTTCTTTTTGTCCACAGTTCAGCGGGAACAGCAAGCGGTGCTTGTTCCACGAGCGTGAGAAGGGAGGCTACATCATGCTGCAGTCCGCGGCCAACGCCGACTGGTACGTGGGCTTCAACAAGCGCGGCAATGGCAAGCGGGGCTACACCTTTCCCAAGGATGGGGAAGCCAGAAGCCCCACCAGGCCGAACTCCAGAAGACGAGACAAGAAGCGCGCAAAACAGCAGGACGTCAACAAACATGGAAACAAGCGGAAACATCGTCACGACCATGGCTCCTCCCCTTCCGCCAGGCGAGGGGCGTCGAGAAATCGGGGTCAGCGGCTGAGGGGTCGTGTGCGGCGGCCCCGGGACCGTactgtgtgttttcagttcacGATGAGGCGGACTGACAGGGACAGGTCGGACCCCAGAGTGAAGAACTCACTGGCGAAGGAGATTCACGATCCGTGGAAGAACACGGACTTGGGCAAGTATATCAGCACGCCAGATCCCAGATGACACCGTCAGTAAACGTGGACACCTGTATTGGCAATATTATCATGACCGAGGACATGACCGAGGAGCCAGTCTTCGAAGCACTCCAAGGGCCAGTAAATCGCAGAGGGCTAGTTCCTATCATCAACAGTGATGCGTAGCAGCTTGTGCTCGGGTTGACCGAGCACAAAATACGATGTGATTGGGCACGTGTCAATGAAAGCTCGAGTGTTAGGTCTATCGTTGGGTGCACAACACGTCACCCTTCATCTGCACGTCTGTGGTGTGCACGGACATGCTTGGTGACAGTGCCTTTGTCTTGGGTCTTCTCTCTCACAGCTGGGCACTGGCTTGGTCATCTGACTGGCTCCCCGCACTGTTTTCATCGAGTCCACTGTGAGAACTGATACACAGGCAGTGTGAGGCAATTTTGGGGCATTTATTGAGCACGACCTCTAGCTGTTGTTGCAACGACCTGGATACTGGGCTAAATCTCCTGAATCGTGTTCCACCTTGGTGGGGTCTGCTGTTCACAAGGCCTTTCTAAAATGACGAGGTTGACCATGTATGCTTCTACATGGTGTGCTTTAAGAGCACtgtttgtagattttttttttaactttataacTACACCACCTCTTTCGTgcaagtgtgtgcacgtgtgattgttattgttattattattattattattattattataaatctttttgttgttgatcatgtAATTAGATGACACTTGTTTTTCATGACGGGCAGTCTCCACTACAACAGACATTGCTGTATGTCGACATTGTCAAGTGCATGTGAGACACGTTCCCGTCCTGGCATGGTGCTATTAGTCTGACAGCTGTTCCAACCCCCTTCTTGTCTTCGTCgatttcctttctccctctccgttAACTCCCTGGGTAGATCTGCACAAGTGGTAACTGCATCAGAAACTTGTTACAGGTGTGTCTTCATGCGAATGGCTAAGTGTTAACTGGGAAAGATGCACGTACACGCCACCTGCCAATTGTCATTGCTACCGTTTTCAATGGTAGTACAGGGACACAATATGGAATATAGGTATCAAACTGACAACAAACTGGTCTTTCTGTCCAGAAAGTTAGTTTGCTTTCGATTTTCGTTCAAATCAAACACGTTTCGTTTCTTAGACTCCTTCCCATTTTGTTTTAACTCTTGGAAAATCGGAAACGAGTAAAACGACACTTTCTTTGTGACAATGGCTTTTAGCCTCGTCTCCTTTACAAAACAATTGCGGAAGCCGTATGGACCGCAGTAGGCGAAGCATGACAAATAATTATCTACCTCTCCGTTCTCAGTCAGACTGTCCCACCtcgtgtctttatttttttcaagagaaaagagaaaacagtgcTGGTTACTGAAGggaagaaaaaggacaaaaaacgCTCGCTGCTAAATCCTCTGCCATGAGCAGAAACAATGATGCCAAGTGTGCGATGTGTCCGACTAGACACTGGTACAATTACACTGAACATGTGACATGGCAGGCTGCACAATGTGTCAAGGGTCAGGCTAAACATATGTATCTGTCAGACTGAGCAGCGTGTTTATATGTCCATAAATCTGTACTGAAAACTTAAAAACTGTGTACGCTTATTTCAtttctgtta
The sequence above is a segment of the Babylonia areolata isolate BAREFJ2019XMU chromosome 19, ASM4173473v1, whole genome shotgun sequence genome. Coding sequences within it:
- the LOC143293409 gene encoding uncharacterized protein LOC143293409 encodes the protein MRPSASLCQSSRYRLLTLLLVLLLGIPCAQTVAGFHSAAAPNLGIQGLLTKPHLVGGTPLERNYHLISQCRAYVQITPRRGSRAINARGNASSDFALLTFESHSPTELKIVGFKSRKYLCFSRKGRLIARFSGNSKRCLFHEREKGGYIMLQSAANADWYVGFNKRGNGKRGYTFPKDGEARSPTRPNSRRRDKKRAKQQDVNKHGNKRKHRHDHGSSPSARRGASRNRGQRLRGRVRRPRDRTVCFQFTMRRTDRDRSDPRVKNSLAKEIHDPWKNTDLGKYISTPDPR